From a single Agrobacterium tumefaciens genomic region:
- a CDS encoding translocation/assembly module TamB domain-containing protein → MKTLIRLLKWLGYVALCGVVLVLLAVLFVGFTPMGARIAAKQISTLVSTPDQTIEISPPSGLLTGRLRLDNVTLSDRQGPYARVNQIAVDWSPLSLLAGTFHADRVSAGSIDVERKPLASEQTTTKSSGSSSLPIEVGIDNFSFPDISLGQSLLGSPFELTAEGNLKAARDDIRLSLTAHRMNAVDAAVNADIAFLPNENVLKLKAEMKEPEGGLLATLLSLPGTPAVAIDVNGEGPLSNWTGTLRGNVAGNPVVNVSGRHILGDDGTRRIEIAGGGQPDLLLPPAFRQLFAGETKLDANATLSQQGRIEIGSSTLETGTLLLTASGTIDPNGQNDLAANLIGTAGPVDFRWPLSNGEVQALINGLDLSLKGDADAAHLKTTASLRSLALPQGRLDDVKLTAESTDLNIASRSGTIATVLSVAQSSFVSPDIDRLVRAPLTIKAPLSLTSSAIGFDGATLESASVGGTLNGSFDFANNRLTSNVQLFALPATLPPALAEKFDTTIALQGDIDLTIGGRTSVENLTVKSGTIEAAGNVSLENDALNASLTGKFPALEKLTPQAKGVAEFAIDASGAISAPDFNVTLSSESAVLAGRTLEALKINATGKADPTAPQAKLTASGSLDRQKIDANANVVQTENGTAIPELHVAVGRNLLNGQLQFSQQFLPTGNLSFNFPDLALLAALAAQQADGDIAGDIALSNANGRIAATIKANGGSIRQGTTTISKLAADIAIDDLQALAINGKVSADSVNAGAASISGLNATIGHSGTTTQFDVNGRYDNAPLVVKGSADTGGTPMTVRLDTFSAAPKGIAVRLEKPSTIAIQNGTARISDLTIITGDGRIEVNGTAGSALDINADIRSLPASLANAFATGLDAAGNISGTVSAKGAASDPSVDYNLNWSNAEVSQTRAAGLAALGIKANGRFAGGTLQIDTNVTGQGGMALSGGGSLGIAGNRPLSMAFTGRLPFSAVAAQTAAQGLDVDGTAAIDVKISGSATAPVVTGSITTDGTRLTDVRRNLTVNGLGATITFDRDRAVISRLTGKLAGGGTISGTGSIGIAGGSGFPADISITLDRAGYNDGTLVTTVVSGTLTLKGPLLNSPVLGGNLTLDRSAITIPEKLPASLTEIDVKHKNAPPKVRAQAKALGGDQGGSGSSSTINLDLQVNAPSGIFVRGRGIDAELTGNLTIRGTAAVPVISGGFEMRRGRLEILTRRLDFTTGNISFGGGLIPVLDMKADSTVGSTTVTVAVSGNANDPTFAFSSAPALPQDEVMAQLIFGQSMSKLSALQIARLADAAAQLAGGRSTSLFDKLRSNLGVDDLDISTDSEGQARVSAGKYLNERTYLELQQSGESGAKAIINLDVGRGVKLRGEAGGDGEGAAGIFYEKEY, encoded by the coding sequence ATGAAAACGTTGATTCGATTGCTGAAATGGCTGGGCTACGTTGCCTTGTGTGGCGTGGTGCTGGTGCTGCTTGCGGTTCTGTTCGTCGGGTTTACGCCGATGGGCGCCAGAATTGCCGCAAAGCAGATTTCAACACTTGTATCGACGCCCGATCAGACGATCGAGATTTCTCCCCCGAGCGGCCTTTTGACAGGCCGCCTCCGGCTCGACAACGTCACCCTTTCGGACCGGCAGGGACCCTATGCCCGCGTGAACCAGATCGCCGTCGACTGGTCGCCGCTCTCGCTTCTTGCCGGAACCTTTCATGCCGACCGGGTCTCGGCCGGATCGATCGATGTCGAGCGTAAACCGCTAGCCTCCGAGCAGACGACCACCAAAAGCTCCGGTAGTTCTTCGCTGCCGATTGAAGTCGGCATCGATAATTTCAGCTTTCCAGATATCAGCCTTGGGCAATCACTTCTCGGCAGCCCTTTCGAGTTGACGGCCGAAGGCAATCTCAAGGCCGCCCGGGACGATATCAGGCTGTCACTTACGGCCCATCGGATGAATGCGGTGGATGCCGCCGTGAATGCCGACATCGCCTTTTTGCCAAATGAAAATGTGCTGAAGCTGAAAGCGGAAATGAAGGAGCCCGAAGGCGGGCTTCTCGCCACGCTGCTTTCGCTGCCTGGTACGCCCGCCGTGGCGATCGACGTGAACGGCGAAGGACCGCTTTCCAACTGGACCGGTACGCTGCGCGGCAATGTCGCCGGTAACCCCGTCGTCAATGTTAGCGGCCGCCATATTCTTGGCGATGACGGCACGCGCCGTATCGAGATCGCGGGCGGCGGTCAGCCGGATCTGCTCCTCCCCCCCGCCTTCCGCCAGCTTTTTGCCGGCGAGACGAAGCTTGATGCAAACGCCACGCTCTCACAGCAGGGCCGCATCGAAATCGGCAGCAGCACGCTGGAGACCGGCACATTGTTGCTGACTGCTTCCGGCACCATCGATCCGAACGGTCAAAACGATCTTGCCGCCAACCTCATCGGCACCGCCGGTCCCGTCGATTTTCGCTGGCCTCTCAGCAATGGCGAAGTTCAAGCCCTCATCAACGGCCTCGACCTTTCCCTGAAAGGCGACGCGGATGCCGCACATTTGAAGACCACGGCATCATTGCGCAGCCTTGCCCTGCCCCAGGGCCGGCTTGACGATGTCAAACTGACGGCCGAAAGCACCGATCTCAACATTGCCAGCCGTAGCGGCACCATCGCCACCGTCCTGTCGGTTGCGCAATCATCCTTCGTCAGCCCTGATATCGACCGGCTGGTGCGTGCGCCGCTCACCATCAAGGCGCCACTCAGCCTCACCTCTTCCGCCATCGGCTTTGACGGTGCGACGCTCGAAAGCGCCAGCGTCGGCGGAACCCTGAACGGCAGTTTCGATTTCGCCAATAATCGCCTGACCTCCAACGTGCAGCTCTTCGCCCTGCCGGCCACCCTGCCGCCGGCGCTGGCGGAAAAATTCGACACCACAATCGCCCTGCAGGGCGATATCGACCTGACCATTGGCGGGCGCACCAGCGTTGAGAACCTCACCGTCAAATCCGGAACGATCGAGGCGGCAGGCAATGTCAGCCTGGAAAACGATGCGTTAAACGCCAGCCTGACCGGCAAATTCCCAGCTCTCGAAAAGCTGACACCGCAGGCAAAGGGTGTCGCCGAGTTTGCAATCGATGCCAGCGGCGCAATTTCCGCACCGGATTTCAACGTCACCCTCAGTTCTGAAAGCGCGGTTCTCGCCGGACGAACCCTCGAAGCACTGAAAATCAACGCCACAGGCAAGGCTGATCCCACAGCGCCGCAGGCGAAACTCACCGCCAGCGGCAGCCTCGACCGGCAGAAAATCGACGCCAACGCCAACGTGGTGCAAACGGAAAACGGTACGGCGATACCTGAACTGCACGTGGCCGTGGGCCGCAACCTGCTGAACGGGCAGTTGCAATTCTCGCAGCAATTCCTGCCGACGGGTAATCTTTCGTTCAATTTTCCCGATCTTGCCCTGCTGGCCGCACTTGCTGCGCAGCAGGCGGATGGGGATATTGCCGGCGATATCGCCCTGAGCAACGCCAATGGCCGGATTGCCGCAACGATAAAGGCGAATGGCGGCAGCATCCGTCAGGGCACGACGACAATCTCCAAGCTCGCCGCCGATATAGCCATCGATGACCTGCAGGCGCTCGCCATTAACGGCAAGGTCAGTGCCGACAGCGTCAACGCCGGCGCCGCATCGATTTCCGGCCTGAATGCCACCATCGGCCATTCCGGCACGACAACGCAATTCGACGTCAACGGCCGTTACGACAATGCACCGCTGGTGGTGAAGGGCAGCGCCGATACCGGCGGAACACCGATGACGGTAAGGCTCGACACTTTTTCCGCCGCCCCGAAGGGCATAGCCGTGCGGCTTGAAAAACCAAGCACCATTGCCATCCAGAATGGCACGGCGCGGATCTCCGATCTGACCATCATCACCGGCGATGGCCGCATTGAGGTCAACGGCACCGCCGGATCGGCGCTCGACATCAATGCCGATATCCGTTCGCTTCCCGCCAGTCTCGCCAACGCCTTCGCTACCGGGCTGGACGCCGCGGGCAACATATCCGGCACCGTCAGCGCCAAGGGCGCGGCATCCGATCCCTCGGTCGATTATAATCTGAACTGGTCGAATGCCGAAGTCTCGCAGACCCGCGCCGCAGGGCTTGCGGCGCTTGGCATCAAGGCGAACGGCCGTTTTGCCGGCGGCACACTGCAGATCGATACGAATGTAACCGGCCAAGGCGGTATGGCGCTCTCGGGTGGCGGGTCTCTCGGCATCGCCGGCAATCGCCCGCTCTCGATGGCTTTTACCGGCAGGTTGCCCTTTTCCGCCGTTGCGGCGCAGACTGCCGCCCAGGGTCTCGATGTGGATGGCACGGCTGCCATCGACGTGAAAATTTCCGGCAGCGCCACAGCACCTGTTGTTACCGGCAGCATCACCACCGATGGCACACGCCTGACCGACGTGCGCCGGAACCTGACCGTCAACGGACTGGGTGCAACCATCACCTTCGATCGCGACCGCGCTGTCATCTCCCGATTGACGGGTAAACTGGCAGGCGGCGGAACGATTTCAGGAACAGGCAGTATCGGCATTGCTGGCGGATCGGGCTTCCCAGCCGATATTTCAATCACGCTGGATCGCGCCGGCTATAATGACGGAACATTGGTGACCACGGTGGTGAGCGGCACGTTGACGTTGAAAGGTCCGCTGCTGAACTCGCCAGTTCTGGGCGGCAACCTGACGCTGGACAGAAGCGCCATCACCATTCCGGAGAAACTCCCGGCCTCGCTGACGGAAATCGACGTCAAGCACAAGAACGCCCCGCCAAAGGTACGTGCGCAGGCAAAAGCACTCGGTGGCGATCAGGGCGGCAGCGGCAGCTCTTCCACCATCAATCTCGATCTGCAGGTGAATGCACCGAGTGGCATCTTCGTGCGTGGACGTGGCATCGACGCAGAACTGACCGGCAATCTGACGATTCGCGGCACGGCGGCGGTTCCGGTCATTTCCGGTGGCTTTGAAATGCGCCGCGGCCGGTTGGAAATCCTCACCCGTCGTCTTGATTTCACCACCGGCAACATCAGCTTCGGCGGCGGACTCATCCCGGTTCTCGATATGAAGGCGGACTCAACAGTCGGTTCAACCACCGTCACGGTTGCGGTTTCCGGCAATGCCAACGACCCGACATTCGCCTTCTCCTCGGCCCCTGCCCTGCCGCAGGATGAAGTCATGGCCCAGCTGATCTTCGGTCAGTCCATGTCGAAACTCTCCGCCTTGCAGATCGCCCGGCTGGCAGATGCCGCCGCCCAACTGGCTGGCGGTCGCTCAACCTCGCTGTTCGACAAGCTCAGAAGCAATCTCGGCGTCGATGATCTGGATATTTCCACCGATTCAGAGGGTCAGGCCCGCGTTTCCGCCGGCAAATATCTCAATGAGAGAACCTATCTCGAGCTGCAGCAGAGCGGTGAATCCGGTGCCAAAGCCATCATCAACCTCGATGTCGGGCGCGGTGTGAAACTGCGCGGTGAGGCGGGCGGCGATGGCGAAGGTGCAGCCGGTATATTTTACGAGAAAGAATACTAA
- a CDS encoding methyl-accepting chemotaxis protein yields the protein MLDAISRSQAVIEFDLKGNILTANRNFCAALGYDLAEITGKHHRIFCDGDFAASRAYQEFWQSLARGEFQAKEYRRIRKDGAVIWIEASYNPVFRSGKPYKVIKIATDITAKKIKAAEDAGKLEALSRSQATIEFFPDGTIITANPNFCTTVNYDLKEIEGRHHRIFCDAAYAASPAYASFWQRLAAGEFISDEFVRYGKNGKEIWIQAAYNPVLDDAGKVVKVVKFATDVTPRMSAISVLADALRALAAGDLVQRLDNSFVPSMEKLRQDFNEVVGKLQVTMQTIAHNASTIASGSGEIRIAADQLSQRTEQQAASLEETAAALEEITTTVSDASQRAGEAGKLVLRTKDHAEHSGEIVQQAISAMDAISRSSGEITNIIGVIDDIAFQTNLLALNAGVEAARAGEAGKGFAVVAQEVRELAQRSAVAAKEIKSLINTSREQVANGVDLVGRTGGALKDIQLQMGEIDVNVSAIVEASREQANGLKEINQAVNVMDQATQKNAAMVEETTAASHGLASEAENLHELLRQFRISHEASASPARPADKKPAVVTRLPTSQLRYAAAPRSHGNAAAEWAEF from the coding sequence ATGCTCGATGCGATCTCCAGATCGCAGGCGGTCATAGAATTCGATCTTAAAGGTAATATTCTCACGGCAAACCGCAATTTCTGTGCCGCGCTGGGTTACGATCTCGCCGAAATCACCGGCAAGCACCACCGAATCTTCTGCGACGGCGATTTCGCCGCATCGCGTGCCTATCAGGAGTTCTGGCAATCTCTCGCCCGTGGCGAGTTTCAGGCCAAGGAATATCGGCGTATTCGCAAGGATGGCGCGGTTATCTGGATCGAGGCTTCCTACAACCCGGTTTTTCGTTCGGGTAAGCCCTACAAGGTGATCAAGATCGCCACCGATATCACCGCCAAGAAGATCAAGGCCGCGGAAGACGCCGGCAAACTGGAGGCACTTTCCCGCTCGCAGGCCACCATCGAGTTTTTCCCCGACGGCACGATCATCACCGCCAATCCAAATTTCTGCACCACCGTAAATTACGACCTCAAGGAAATCGAGGGCAGGCACCATCGCATCTTCTGTGATGCGGCCTATGCCGCCTCGCCCGCCTATGCCAGTTTCTGGCAGCGGCTTGCAGCGGGAGAATTCATCTCGGATGAATTTGTTCGCTATGGCAAGAACGGCAAGGAAATATGGATCCAGGCCGCCTATAATCCTGTGCTGGATGACGCCGGCAAAGTGGTGAAAGTGGTGAAATTCGCCACCGACGTCACGCCGCGCATGAGCGCCATCAGCGTGCTTGCCGATGCCCTGCGGGCGCTGGCGGCTGGCGACCTCGTGCAGCGCCTGGACAATAGTTTCGTGCCCAGCATGGAGAAATTGCGCCAGGACTTCAACGAAGTTGTCGGCAAGCTTCAGGTCACCATGCAGACGATCGCCCACAATGCCTCCACCATCGCATCAGGCTCGGGCGAAATCCGCATTGCTGCCGATCAACTCTCGCAGCGCACCGAACAACAGGCCGCCTCGCTGGAAGAGACGGCAGCCGCGCTTGAGGAAATCACCACAACAGTAAGCGATGCCAGCCAACGCGCCGGCGAAGCCGGCAAGCTGGTGCTGCGAACGAAAGACCATGCCGAACATTCGGGCGAAATCGTTCAGCAGGCGATTTCCGCAATGGACGCCATTTCGCGTTCGTCAGGCGAAATCACCAACATTATCGGTGTCATCGATGATATTGCCTTCCAGACCAATCTTCTCGCGCTGAATGCGGGCGTTGAAGCCGCCCGGGCCGGGGAGGCGGGCAAGGGTTTCGCCGTCGTGGCGCAGGAGGTCCGGGAACTCGCACAGCGATCCGCCGTTGCGGCAAAGGAAATCAAATCCCTCATCAACACCTCCCGCGAACAGGTCGCCAATGGTGTGGATCTGGTGGGAAGAACCGGTGGCGCCCTCAAGGATATTCAATTGCAGATGGGCGAAATCGACGTCAATGTTTCGGCCATCGTCGAGGCATCGCGCGAACAGGCCAACGGGCTGAAGGAAATCAATCAGGCCGTCAACGTCATGGATCAGGCAACCCAGAAAAATGCCGCCATGGTGGAGGAAACCACCGCCGCCAGCCACGGCCTCGCCAGTGAGGCAGAAAATCTGCACGAATTGCTGCGGCAATTCAGAATATCGCATGAGGCATCGGCATCACCTGCCCGCCCGGCCGACAAAAAGCCAGCCGTCGTCACCCGGCTACCGACATCGCAACTGCGATATGCCGCCGCGCCAAGATCTCACGGAAACGCAGCAGCCGAATGGGCGGAGTTCTAG
- a CDS encoding YMGG-like glycine zipper-containing protein → MKKAIIFALVGLSLASCTQTEKGASIGAVSGAVLGGAITGNVRGAAVGAAIGGVGGALIGNASEPGYCYYRDQYGQRYTARCR, encoded by the coding sequence ATGAAAAAGGCAATCATATTTGCGCTGGTCGGCCTGTCGCTTGCAAGCTGCACGCAGACCGAAAAGGGTGCTTCGATCGGTGCCGTTTCCGGTGCGGTCCTTGGCGGCGCTATCACGGGCAATGTTCGTGGCGCGGCAGTGGGTGCGGCCATCGGCGGCGTGGGCGGCGCCTTGATCGGCAATGCTTCCGAGCCGGGCTATTGCTATTATCGCGACCAGTACGGTCAGCGTTACACGGCGCGTTGCCGTTAA
- the hemA gene encoding 5-aminolevulinate synthase has protein sequence MDFEAFFTTELQSLHSEGRYRVFADIERQQGNFPRATRYNANGERKDVTVWCSNDYLGMGQNPKVIEAMKAAIDHCGAGAGGTRNISGTNHYHVLLEQELADLHGKESALIFTSGYVSNWATLGTLGQKIPGLIIFSDALNHASMIEGIRYGRCERVIWKHNDLEDLEAKLKAADPDAPKLIAFESVYSMDGDIAPIKEICDLADRYSAMTYLDEVHAVGMYGPRGGGIAEREGLMDRLTIIEGTLGKAFGVMGGYITGSTAVCDFIRSFASGFIFTTALPPSLAAGAIASIQHLKASPFERARHQDRVRKLRGLLDARGIPHMDNPSHIVPVMVGDAAKCKWISDILLDNHGVYVQPINYPTVPRKTERLRITPTPLHSDADIEQLVGALHQLWSHCALARAVA, from the coding sequence ATGGACTTCGAGGCATTTTTCACGACGGAACTGCAAAGCCTGCATTCTGAGGGACGTTATCGCGTTTTTGCGGATATCGAACGCCAGCAGGGCAATTTTCCCCGCGCGACACGGTATAACGCCAATGGCGAGCGCAAGGACGTAACGGTCTGGTGCTCCAACGACTATCTCGGCATGGGCCAGAACCCGAAAGTCATCGAAGCCATGAAAGCGGCGATCGATCACTGTGGCGCGGGTGCGGGAGGCACCCGGAATATTTCTGGTACCAACCATTACCATGTGCTTCTTGAACAGGAACTTGCCGATCTGCACGGCAAGGAATCGGCGCTGATCTTCACCTCGGGTTATGTGTCCAACTGGGCCACCCTCGGCACACTCGGCCAGAAGATTCCGGGCCTCATCATTTTCTCCGATGCGCTCAACCATGCATCGATGATCGAGGGTATCCGTTACGGTCGTTGCGAACGGGTGATCTGGAAGCACAACGATCTCGAAGATCTCGAGGCAAAGCTCAAGGCCGCTGATCCAGATGCGCCGAAACTGATCGCCTTTGAATCGGTCTATTCGATGGATGGCGATATCGCGCCTATCAAGGAAATCTGTGATCTGGCCGATCGTTATAGTGCCATGACCTATCTCGACGAGGTTCACGCCGTTGGCATGTATGGCCCGCGCGGTGGCGGCATTGCCGAGCGCGAAGGCCTGATGGATCGCCTGACGATCATCGAAGGAACGCTTGGCAAGGCCTTCGGCGTGATGGGTGGTTATATTACCGGCTCCACTGCGGTCTGCGACTTCATTCGCTCTTTCGCCTCCGGTTTCATCTTCACCACGGCCCTGCCGCCGTCGCTCGCTGCCGGCGCCATTGCCTCGATCCAGCATCTGAAGGCCAGCCCTTTCGAGCGCGCCCGCCATCAGGACCGGGTGCGCAAGCTGCGCGGCCTTCTGGACGCGCGCGGTATTCCGCATATGGACAATCCGAGCCACATCGTACCGGTCATGGTCGGCGATGCCGCCAAGTGCAAGTGGATTTCGGATATCCTGCTCGACAATCACGGCGTCTATGTGCAGCCGATCAATTATCCGACCGTGCCGCGCAAGACCGAGCGCCTGCGCATCACCCCGACACCGCTGCATAGCGATGCCGATATTGAGCAGCTGGTTGGTGCGCTGCATCAGCTCTGGTCGCATTGCGCGTTGGCGCGGGCGGTGGCGTGA
- a CDS encoding chemotaxis protein CheW, which yields MAMINSTNFGGETLEIIAFRLHDQEFCVKTTTIREIRGWAPSTPIPHAPKDVIGVMNLRGSVIPIIDLAHKLGMKSTVANERSAIVVAEVHNMVIGMLVDRVSDILTIPANQVQPVPEISASFDKSYSEGIIANEHGMICFLNLAKMFKGTEAEDLAA from the coding sequence ATGGCAATGATAAACTCTACCAATTTTGGCGGTGAGACGCTGGAAATCATCGCGTTCCGCCTGCACGATCAGGAATTCTGCGTGAAGACGACGACTATCCGCGAAATTCGCGGCTGGGCGCCTTCCACGCCTATTCCCCACGCACCGAAAGACGTTATCGGCGTCATGAACCTGCGCGGCTCGGTCATTCCGATCATCGATCTGGCCCACAAGCTCGGCATGAAGAGCACCGTCGCCAATGAGAGAAGCGCCATCGTGGTGGCCGAAGTGCACAACATGGTCATCGGCATGCTGGTTGACCGCGTGTCCGATATCCTGACGATCCCGGCAAACCAGGTTCAGCCGGTTCCGGAAATCTCGGCCTCCTTTGACAAGTCCTATTCCGAAGGCATCATCGCCAACGAACATGGCATGATCTGCTTCCTGAACCTCGCAAAGATGTTCAAGGGCACTGAAGCGGAAGATCTCGCTGCTTAA
- the fdhD gene encoding formate dehydrogenase accessory sulfurtransferase FdhD yields MIGVSAKASYRRVARTALREGAITEGERAVPEEVPVAFSYGGSTHAVMMASPADLVDFAVGFSLTEGIISTRAEIRSIEVIEAGAGFDVQLDLLDANADALRARRRHMAGPVGCGLCGIESIEQAVRVVPELSGVEVAVDGDDIIAAMKALNEAQSLNRETRAVHGAGFYNPQKGLLAVREDVGRHNALDKLAGAVINADLSPDAGIVVVTSRLSVEMVQKTAILGSPILAAISAPTALAIETAESSGVTLVALVRGEDFEIFTRADRIIL; encoded by the coding sequence GTGATCGGCGTGTCGGCAAAGGCAAGTTACCGAAGGGTCGCAAGAACCGCTTTGCGCGAAGGGGCCATAACCGAGGGTGAGCGGGCGGTGCCCGAGGAGGTGCCGGTTGCCTTTTCTTATGGTGGCAGCACCCATGCCGTGATGATGGCCAGCCCCGCCGATCTCGTCGATTTCGCGGTCGGGTTCAGTCTTACGGAAGGCATCATATCCACAAGGGCGGAAATCCGGTCCATTGAGGTGATCGAGGCCGGGGCGGGCTTCGATGTTCAGTTGGATTTGCTGGATGCCAATGCGGATGCGCTAAGGGCAAGACGGCGGCATATGGCAGGCCCTGTCGGCTGCGGTCTTTGTGGCATCGAGTCCATAGAACAGGCGGTCCGGGTGGTGCCGGAGTTGAGCGGCGTGGAAGTCGCCGTTGACGGTGATGACATCATCGCCGCGATGAAAGCGCTGAATGAAGCGCAAAGCCTCAATCGCGAAACGCGGGCAGTTCACGGCGCGGGTTTCTACAATCCTCAAAAAGGGCTGCTTGCTGTCCGCGAAGATGTCGGCCGCCATAATGCGCTCGATAAGCTCGCAGGTGCGGTTATCAATGCGGACCTATCGCCTGATGCGGGCATTGTGGTGGTCACCAGCCGTCTGTCGGTGGAAATGGTCCAGAAGACGGCCATTCTTGGCAGCCCCATTCTGGCGGCGATTTCCGCGCCCACTGCGCTTGCCATCGAAACAGCCGAGAGTTCGGGTGTCACACTTGTGGCGCTGGTGCGGGGTGAAGATTTTGAAATCTTCACCCGGGCGGATCGTATCATTCTATAA
- a CDS encoding autotransporter assembly complex protein TamA codes for MRRTRTNPKTGIAYRKAGTALAVAFTFALYPAFTRDAFAFKLFGMRLWGSEEPEVEVINPVKYAITLDAPDADKSLKGSLENSSLLLADKDKPASGDLGLLIKARDDRDRLIAALYENARYGGIVKVTVAGKDVDALPPNPVFDHSAPVPVVITVTPGPKFTLGSVRLEGDVTGRDLEEYGLTTGGEAGSLAIIRAGNKLIDDLKAEGRPLAKLTKREAVANHATNTVDITMAADGGPVAPLGTVTVTGEKTVDGDFIRRYSRLNGGEPYSPEKLRKAADRLRQLGVFSSLTIKEAGTLARDGTIPLAIEVSEGKHRYFGVGAQYSTTEGIGLQGYWGHRNLFGQAESLRIEGSVSRIAEASSVEGMDYSAGITFTKPGMFNPRTTFKTSLIAKTEHPDTYDAKTVTGTAGFAYELNDTDTAAAGLEVQWADTEDAFGKNEYLTTSIPLEFVRDTRDDKLNPTEGFRASLAAKPSYEALNGTFFSSFEGSISGYKGLGAEDRLIMAGKLSGGVLVGGSDLQDIPTTRRFYAGGGGSVRGYSYQEISPYNAAGDATGGRSYVVGSVEARIKVTDTIGIVPFIDAGVVSDEVTPDFSDIRAGAGIGLRYATPFGPLRLDVAMPLDKYDGGNSFGIYAGIGQSF; via the coding sequence ATGCGAAGAACACGAACTAACCCGAAGACAGGTATTGCGTATCGGAAAGCTGGCACCGCACTTGCGGTTGCTTTCACGTTCGCCCTGTATCCGGCGTTTACCCGTGACGCCTTTGCCTTCAAACTGTTCGGTATGCGCCTTTGGGGTTCGGAAGAACCTGAGGTCGAGGTTATCAATCCCGTCAAATACGCCATCACGCTTGACGCTCCCGATGCCGATAAGTCCCTTAAAGGCAGCCTCGAAAACAGCTCACTTCTTCTCGCCGACAAGGACAAGCCCGCCTCCGGCGATCTCGGCCTTCTGATAAAGGCAAGAGACGACAGGGACAGACTGATTGCAGCACTTTACGAAAACGCCCGTTACGGCGGCATCGTCAAGGTCACCGTCGCCGGCAAGGATGTGGATGCCCTGCCGCCCAATCCCGTCTTTGATCACAGCGCGCCCGTACCGGTGGTCATAACGGTGACGCCGGGTCCGAAATTCACGCTGGGCAGCGTCCGGCTTGAAGGCGATGTGACGGGCCGCGACCTAGAGGAATACGGTCTGACCACCGGCGGCGAGGCCGGGTCTCTGGCAATCATCCGCGCCGGCAACAAGCTGATCGACGATCTGAAGGCCGAAGGCCGTCCGCTTGCCAAGCTGACGAAACGCGAGGCGGTGGCAAACCACGCGACAAATACGGTTGACATTACCATGGCAGCAGACGGCGGGCCGGTTGCCCCACTGGGCACGGTTACCGTAACAGGCGAAAAAACCGTCGATGGCGATTTCATCCGCCGTTATTCGCGCCTCAATGGCGGCGAACCCTATTCGCCGGAAAAGCTGCGCAAGGCCGCGGACCGGCTGCGCCAGCTGGGCGTCTTTTCCAGCCTGACGATCAAGGAAGCCGGCACGCTGGCGCGCGACGGCACCATTCCGCTCGCCATCGAAGTGTCTGAAGGCAAGCACCGTTATTTCGGTGTCGGCGCCCAATATTCCACCACGGAAGGCATCGGCCTTCAGGGTTATTGGGGCCACAGAAACCTTTTCGGACAGGCGGAATCGCTGCGTATCGAAGGCTCGGTCTCGCGCATCGCCGAGGCATCAAGCGTCGAAGGCATGGATTATTCGGCGGGCATCACCTTCACCAAGCCCGGCATGTTCAATCCGCGCACCACGTTCAAGACCAGCCTGATTGCCAAGACCGAACATCCCGATACATACGACGCCAAGACCGTGACGGGCACGGCCGGTTTCGCCTACGAGCTGAACGATACCGATACCGCCGCAGCCGGCCTTGAGGTGCAATGGGCCGATACGGAAGATGCATTCGGCAAGAACGAATATCTCACCACCTCCATTCCGCTGGAATTCGTTCGCGACACACGCGACGACAAGCTCAATCCGACCGAAGGCTTTCGCGCATCGCTGGCCGCCAAGCCGAGCTATGAAGCGCTGAACGGCACCTTCTTTTCCTCTTTCGAAGGCTCTATTTCGGGCTACAAGGGGCTTGGCGCCGAGGACCGGCTGATCATGGCCGGAAAGCTTTCCGGCGGTGTGCTGGTCGGCGGCAGCGATCTGCAGGACATACCCACCACCAGGCGCTTTTATGCCGGCGGCGGCGGATCGGTACGCGGCTACAGCTATCAGGAAATATCGCCCTATAATGCCGCCGGCGACGCGACGGGCGGCCGCTCCTATGTGGTCGGCTCCGTTGAGGCCCGCATCAAGGTCACGGATACGATCGGCATCGTGCCCTTCATCGATGCGGGTGTGGTTTCGGATGAAGTGACACCCGATTTTTCCGATATCCGGGCGGGCGCCGGCATCGGCCTGCGTTACGCGACGCCCTTCGGGCCTCTGCGTCTCGACGTCGCCATGCCGCTTGATAAATATGATGGTGGTAACAGTTTCGGCATTTATGCTGGCATCGGCCAGTCTTTTTAA